The Agrococcus carbonis genome has a window encoding:
- the epsC gene encoding serine O-acetyltransferase EpsC: MGLLHIREDIETAKRHDPAARGALTIALTYSTLHAVWAHRIHHRLWHAGARSLARAGSQFARFMTGVEIHPGARIGRRFFIDHGMGVVIGETAEVGDDVMLYHGVTLGGTANAAVKRHPTLGHRVLVGAGAKILGPVALGDDVKVGANAVVLHDAPSGATLVGVPAKPVQRTAPAELPQIEYSI; this comes from the coding sequence GTGGGCCTGCTGCACATCCGCGAGGACATCGAGACCGCCAAGCGCCACGACCCGGCGGCGCGGGGGGCGCTCACGATCGCCCTCACGTACTCGACCCTGCACGCGGTGTGGGCCCACCGCATCCACCACCGCCTCTGGCACGCCGGCGCGCGCTCGCTCGCGCGCGCCGGCAGCCAGTTCGCGCGCTTCATGACCGGCGTCGAGATCCACCCCGGCGCGCGCATCGGGCGGCGCTTCTTCATCGACCACGGGATGGGCGTCGTGATCGGCGAGACCGCCGAGGTCGGCGACGACGTCATGCTCTACCACGGCGTGACGCTCGGCGGCACCGCGAACGCCGCCGTCAAGCGCCACCCGACGCTCGGTCACCGCGTGCTGGTGGGCGCGGGCGCGAAGATCCTCGGACCCGTCGCGCTCGGCGACGACGTCAAGGTCGGCGCGAACGCCGTCGTGCTGCACGACGCCCCCTCGGGCGCGACGCTCGTGGGCGTGCCCGCGAAGCCCGTGCAGCGCACTGCGCCGGCCGAGCTGCCGCAGATCGAGTACTCGATCTAG
- the atpE gene encoding ATP synthase F0 subunit C: MDNATTILAEINGNIGTVGYGLAAIGPAIGVGIVVGKTIEGVARQPELQGRLTVLMFIGIAFTEALAFIGIATFFFMV; encoded by the coding sequence GTGGACAACGCCACGACCATTCTCGCCGAGATCAACGGCAACATCGGCACCGTCGGCTACGGCCTCGCCGCGATCGGCCCGGCCATCGGTGTCGGCATCGTCGTCGGCAAGACGATCGAGGGCGTCGCCCGCCAGCCCGAGCTGCAGGGCCGCCTGACGGTCCTGATGTTCATCGGCATCGCGTTCACCGAGGCGCTCGCCTTCATCGGCATCGCCACGTTCTTCTTCATGGTCTGA
- the atpB gene encoding F0F1 ATP synthase subunit A, with protein sequence MTLLASAGTEPEPFHPPSLADFFPPVFLFAEPAVAWFEDDSPIFGINRIMLVRFIAAAALILIFVLGTRKMRLIPTRGQSMIELGLGFVRDGIAYDLLGEKDGKRFLPIITTIFFMVLAMNLTGVIPFLNIAGTSVIGVPLVLALVAYGAFIYAGVKKHPGAFFKNSLFPSGVPWPLYIIVAPLEFISTFVLRPITLTLRLMMNLLVGHLMLVLFFAATHFFIFSLGGGWTALGAGTLVFGFAFTIFEIFVSLLQAYVFAILTAIYIQLALAEEH encoded by the coding sequence ATGACGCTGCTGGCCTCTGCTGGAACCGAGCCAGAGCCGTTCCACCCGCCGAGCCTTGCCGACTTCTTCCCGCCGGTCTTCCTCTTCGCAGAGCCGGCCGTCGCGTGGTTCGAGGACGACTCGCCGATCTTCGGCATCAACCGCATCATGCTGGTCCGCTTCATCGCGGCCGCGGCGCTCATCCTGATCTTCGTGCTCGGCACGCGCAAGATGCGCCTCATCCCGACGCGCGGCCAGAGCATGATCGAGCTCGGCCTCGGCTTCGTGCGCGACGGCATCGCGTACGACCTGCTCGGCGAGAAGGACGGCAAGCGCTTCCTGCCGATCATCACCACCATCTTCTTCATGGTGCTGGCGATGAACCTCACCGGCGTCATCCCGTTCCTGAACATCGCGGGGACCTCGGTCATCGGCGTGCCGCTCGTGCTCGCGCTCGTCGCCTACGGCGCCTTCATCTACGCCGGCGTCAAGAAGCACCCGGGCGCGTTCTTCAAGAACTCGCTCTTCCCGTCGGGCGTGCCGTGGCCGCTCTACATCATCGTCGCGCCGCTCGAGTTCATCTCGACGTTCGTGCTGCGCCCCATCACGCTGACGCTCCGACTGATGATGAACCTGCTCGTCGGCCACCTCATGCTGGTGCTGTTCTTCGCCGCGACCCACTTCTTCATCTTCAGCCTCGGCGGCGGATGGACGGCGCTCGGCGCCGGCACCCTCGTCTTCGGCTTCGCCTTCACGATCTTCGAGATCTTCGTCTCGCTGCTGCAGGCCTACGTCTTCGCCATCCTGACCGCCATCTACATCCAGCTCGCGCTGGCTGAAGAGCACTGA
- a CDS encoding DMT family transporter has protein sequence MSWVILIASGLLEAVWAAAMQASKGFRRWRPTVLFVVAMAASMGGLAWAMLEIPTGTAYAVWVGVGAVATVLLQLARGKERLTLVRSLLLVLLVGCLVGLKLVS, from the coding sequence ATGTCGTGGGTGATCCTGATCGCCTCGGGCTTGCTGGAGGCGGTGTGGGCCGCAGCCATGCAGGCGTCGAAGGGCTTCCGCCGCTGGCGGCCGACGGTGCTGTTCGTCGTCGCCATGGCCGCGTCGATGGGCGGCCTCGCGTGGGCGATGCTCGAGATCCCGACGGGCACCGCGTACGCCGTGTGGGTGGGTGTCGGTGCCGTCGCGACCGTGCTGCTGCAGCTCGCGCGCGGCAAGGAGCGCCTGACGCTCGTGCGCTCGCTGCTGCTCGTGCTGCTCGTCGGCTGCCTCGTCGGCCTGAAGCTGGTGAGCTGA
- a CDS encoding DMT family transporter, whose product MGRRTAWIVLLVSAVLEAVWATALGQSEGFTRLAPAIVFGVAAIASFIGLERAVQVIPLATGYAVWTGVGGALTVLWALVTGAQPWNPLMLVFLAGILVAVAGLALTERHEPAPAAEPDASEPA is encoded by the coding sequence GTGGGCCGCCGCACCGCATGGATCGTGCTGCTCGTCAGCGCCGTGCTCGAGGCCGTCTGGGCGACCGCGCTCGGGCAGTCGGAGGGCTTCACGCGGCTCGCGCCGGCGATCGTGTTCGGCGTCGCCGCGATCGCGAGCTTCATCGGGCTCGAGCGGGCCGTGCAGGTCATCCCGCTCGCGACCGGCTATGCCGTCTGGACCGGCGTGGGCGGCGCGCTCACCGTGCTGTGGGCGCTCGTCACGGGCGCCCAGCCGTGGAACCCGCTCATGCTCGTGTTCCTCGCCGGGATCCTCGTCGCGGTGGCGGGCCTCGCGCTCACCGAGCGGCACGAGCCGGCACCGGCTGCCGAGCCCGACGCATCCGAGCCCGCCTGA
- a CDS encoding glycosyltransferase family 4 protein, giving the protein MTFLLITLAAAVITFVASRIVLRFALKHGIHPPVRERDVHSRPTPRLGGVAMCIGVLGAFGIAALVPEFAGIWAEPTRILTLLGGAVAICVIGVLDDLFDLDWMLKLGAQILVATGVALFGVQIVSLPIAGLTVPSSTMAISLTVLIIVLAMNAVNFIDGLDGLVAGTTIIGSTAFFGYIWMISQNFAQQNAYFSLASLITAVIVGVCLGFLPTNWHPARMFMGDGGALMLGLLTAASAIAVTGQIDLGTMGGRSQILPAFIPVLLPLAILLLPLTDFVLAVVRRVVNGNSPFAADRKHLHHRLLDMGHSHLGAVLIFYAWTTVVSVGCLLFLLWPWWIVLGIMLVGFLVCAMLTAAPVGRRVWRTFLRVMRERRAARGKMEPTRIDTRATTRADTLGDRR; this is encoded by the coding sequence ATGACCTTCCTGCTCATCACGCTCGCGGCGGCGGTCATCACCTTCGTCGCCAGCCGCATCGTGCTGCGCTTCGCGCTCAAGCACGGCATCCACCCTCCCGTGCGCGAGCGCGACGTGCACTCGCGCCCGACGCCCCGCCTCGGCGGCGTCGCGATGTGCATCGGCGTGCTCGGGGCCTTCGGCATCGCCGCGCTGGTGCCAGAGTTCGCCGGCATCTGGGCCGAGCCGACTCGCATCCTCACCCTCCTCGGGGGCGCCGTCGCGATCTGCGTGATCGGCGTGCTCGACGACCTCTTCGACCTCGACTGGATGCTGAAGCTCGGCGCGCAGATCCTGGTCGCGACGGGCGTCGCGCTCTTCGGCGTGCAGATCGTGAGCCTGCCGATCGCGGGCCTCACGGTGCCGTCGTCGACCATGGCGATCAGCCTCACCGTGCTCATCATCGTGCTCGCGATGAACGCGGTGAACTTCATCGACGGCCTCGACGGCCTCGTCGCCGGCACGACGATCATCGGCTCGACCGCGTTCTTCGGCTACATCTGGATGATCAGCCAGAACTTCGCGCAGCAGAACGCCTACTTCTCGCTCGCGAGCCTCATCACCGCCGTGATCGTCGGGGTGTGCCTCGGCTTCCTGCCCACCAACTGGCATCCCGCGCGCATGTTCATGGGCGACGGCGGCGCGCTCATGCTGGGCCTCCTCACCGCGGCGAGCGCGATCGCCGTCACCGGGCAGATCGACCTCGGCACGATGGGCGGCCGCAGCCAGATCCTTCCGGCGTTCATCCCGGTGCTCCTGCCGCTGGCGATCCTGCTGCTGCCGCTGACCGACTTCGTGCTCGCCGTCGTGCGCCGCGTCGTCAACGGCAACAGCCCGTTCGCCGCCGACCGCAAGCACCTGCACCACCGGCTGCTCGACATGGGGCACTCGCACCTCGGCGCCGTGCTCATCTTCTACGCGTGGACGACGGTCGTCTCGGTGGGGTGCCTGCTCTTCCTCCTCTGGCCTTGGTGGATCGTGCTCGGCATCATGCTCGTGGGCTTCCTCGTGTGCGCGATGCTCACCGCGGCGCCGGTGGGCCGCCGCGTCTGGCGCACGTTCCTGCGCGTGATGCGCGAGCGGCGCGCCGCGCGTGGGAAGATGGAGCCGACCCGCATCGACACACGCGCCACGACCCGCGCCGACACCCTGGGGGACCGCCGGTGA
- the prmC gene encoding peptide chain release factor N(5)-glutamine methyltransferase codes for MEQQPVADVVREARARLAEAGITGPDAELLAAWAAGISLGELRVDIAMGRAFEADALARFLLAVSRRERREPLQHITGTAPFRHVELQVGPGVFVPRPETELLVEVALQHLRRQPEGVPGIVLDVGTGSGAIAIALAREADARVIAVEASPAAYAWARRNLTELAPEVLLLHADARDAAALAAVGVVPGSVAVLVSNPPYVPHASVPADHEVRSFDPEGALYSGADGLDFIRDLVSLAADLVAPGGLVAFEHAEHQSAAVRAMLEDAGFHDARTLRDLTDRDRVTAATR; via the coding sequence GTGGAGCAGCAGCCGGTCGCCGACGTCGTGCGCGAGGCCCGCGCCCGCCTCGCCGAGGCCGGCATCACGGGCCCCGACGCAGAGCTGCTCGCCGCGTGGGCCGCGGGCATCAGCCTCGGCGAGCTCCGCGTCGACATCGCGATGGGCCGCGCGTTCGAGGCGGATGCGCTGGCCCGGTTCCTGCTCGCCGTCTCCCGTCGGGAGCGCCGCGAGCCCCTGCAGCACATCACCGGCACCGCCCCGTTCCGGCACGTCGAGCTGCAGGTCGGCCCGGGCGTCTTCGTGCCGCGGCCCGAGACCGAGCTGCTCGTGGAGGTCGCGCTGCAGCACCTGCGGCGGCAGCCCGAGGGCGTCCCCGGCATCGTCCTCGACGTCGGCACCGGCTCCGGCGCGATCGCGATCGCGCTCGCCCGCGAGGCCGACGCACGAGTGATCGCGGTCGAGGCGAGCCCGGCCGCGTACGCGTGGGCGCGCCGCAACCTCACCGAGCTCGCGCCGGAGGTGCTGCTGCTGCACGCCGACGCGCGCGACGCGGCGGCGCTCGCGGCGGTCGGCGTCGTGCCCGGCTCGGTCGCGGTGCTCGTCTCCAACCCTCCCTACGTGCCCCACGCATCCGTGCCCGCCGACCACGAGGTGCGCTCGTTCGACCCCGAGGGCGCCCTCTACTCGGGCGCCGACGGGCTCGACTTCATCCGCGACCTCGTCTCCCTCGCGGCCGACCTCGTCGCGCCGGGCGGACTCGTCGCCTTCGAGCACGCCGAGCACCAGTCGGCGGCGGTGCGCGCGATGCTCGAGGACGCCGGCTTCCACGACGCGCGCACGCTGCGCGACCTCACCGACCGCGACCGCGTCACGGCCGCCACGCGGTAG
- a CDS encoding L-threonylcarbamoyladenylate synthase — protein sequence MPAIYDCADPASLLDGVRAARTAVAAGQCIVMPTDTVYGIAADAFSHAAVAGLLAAKGRDRGFPPPVLVADRAMATALAEAFPPELEPLLEAHWPGPLTVIVRAQPSLTWDLGDTGGTVALRVPDHPIALGLLRETGPLAVSSANLHGMPAATTAQEAAEMLGDRIALVLDAGPVGAEVPAGAQNGSTILDCSTGGVVRIVRQGVLPREAVAAALGDLLADD from the coding sequence GTGCCCGCCATCTACGACTGCGCCGACCCCGCGTCCCTCCTCGACGGCGTCCGGGCGGCCCGCACCGCCGTCGCCGCGGGCCAGTGCATCGTCATGCCGACCGACACCGTGTACGGCATCGCCGCCGACGCGTTCTCGCACGCGGCCGTCGCCGGCCTGCTCGCCGCGAAGGGCCGCGACCGGGGCTTCCCGCCGCCCGTGCTCGTCGCCGACCGCGCGATGGCGACCGCGCTCGCCGAGGCGTTCCCGCCCGAGCTCGAGCCGCTGCTCGAGGCCCACTGGCCGGGCCCGCTGACCGTGATCGTGCGCGCCCAGCCGTCGCTCACGTGGGATCTCGGCGACACCGGCGGCACGGTGGCGCTGCGCGTGCCCGACCACCCCATCGCGCTCGGGCTCCTGCGCGAGACGGGCCCGCTCGCGGTCTCGAGCGCCAACCTGCACGGCATGCCCGCCGCGACGACCGCCCAGGAGGCGGCCGAGATGCTCGGCGACCGCATCGCGCTCGTGCTCGACGCGGGCCCGGTGGGCGCCGAGGTGCCTGCGGGGGCGCAGAACGGCTCCACCATCCTCGACTGCTCGACCGGCGGCGTCGTGCGCATCGTCCGCCAGGGAGTGCTGCCGCGCGAGGCGGTCGCGGCGGCGCTCGGCGACCTGCTCGCCGACGACTGA
- a CDS encoding OsmC family protein, whose product MTSAASASPAAASASPASASPADSVAPGTAAPDPARRAIELRRLATGRFVARNAAGAELEFGHGDQLLSPVELLLAAIAGCSSMDVDAVTSRSAEPTEFRVEATGRKVVDAAGGNRMEDLHLSFHLAFGDDEGGRKAAQLVERVVALSHDKLCTVSRTVEAGTPVGYDIAPAAAQPVEAGEPDDVA is encoded by the coding sequence ATGACCTCCGCCGCATCCGCCAGCCCCGCCGCCGCATCCGCCAGCCCCGCATCCGCCAGCCCGGCCGACTCCGTCGCACCCGGCACCGCCGCTCCCGACCCCGCGCGCCGCGCGATTGAGCTGCGCCGCCTCGCCACCGGGCGGTTCGTGGCGCGGAACGCGGCGGGCGCCGAGCTCGAGTTCGGTCACGGCGACCAGCTGCTGAGCCCCGTCGAGCTGCTGCTCGCGGCGATCGCCGGCTGCTCGTCGATGGACGTCGACGCGGTGACCTCCCGCAGCGCGGAGCCCACCGAGTTCCGCGTCGAGGCGACCGGCCGCAAGGTCGTCGACGCGGCGGGCGGCAACCGCATGGAGGACCTGCACCTCAGCTTCCACCTCGCCTTCGGCGACGACGAGGGCGGGCGGAAGGCGGCCCAGCTCGTCGAGCGCGTCGTCGCGCTGTCGCACGACAAGCTCTGCACCGTCTCGCGCACGGTCGAGGCGGGCACGCCCGTCGGCTACGACATCGCGCCCGCCGCCGCGCAGCCGGTCGAGGCCGGCGAGCCGGACGACGTCGCCTAG
- the cysK gene encoding cysteine synthase A, with the protein MARIFDDITATIGGTPLVRLQRLDDTDATVLVKLESFNPGASVKDRIGRAIIDAAEASGELRPGGTIVEGTSGNTGIALAMVGAARGYRVVLSMPETMSVERRAILKAYGAELVLTPGPDGMRGAVERARQIVDETPGAVLARQFENEANIRVHRETTGPEIWQDTDGEVDIFVSGIGTGGTITGAGNYLKEQKPDVRVVAVEPADSPLLTKGQAGPHKIQGLGANFVPAILDTEVYDEVVDVELDDAVRVGRELAATEGIFAGISSGAIVHAALEIARRPESAGKTIVAIVCDTGERYLSMPIYADLG; encoded by the coding sequence ATGGCGCGCATCTTCGATGACATCACGGCCACGATCGGCGGCACCCCCCTGGTGCGCCTGCAGCGGCTCGACGACACCGACGCGACCGTGCTGGTCAAGCTCGAGTCGTTCAACCCCGGTGCGTCGGTCAAGGACCGGATCGGCCGAGCGATCATCGACGCCGCCGAGGCCTCCGGCGAGCTGCGACCCGGCGGCACGATCGTCGAGGGCACGAGCGGCAACACCGGCATCGCCCTCGCGATGGTCGGCGCCGCCCGCGGCTACCGCGTGGTGCTCTCGATGCCCGAGACCATGTCGGTCGAGCGACGCGCCATCCTGAAGGCCTACGGCGCCGAGCTCGTGCTCACGCCCGGCCCCGACGGGATGCGCGGCGCGGTGGAGCGCGCGCGCCAGATCGTCGACGAGACGCCCGGCGCCGTGCTCGCCCGCCAGTTCGAGAACGAGGCGAACATCCGCGTGCACCGCGAGACGACCGGCCCCGAGATCTGGCAGGACACCGACGGCGAGGTCGACATCTTCGTCTCCGGCATCGGCACCGGCGGCACCATCACGGGCGCGGGCAACTACCTCAAGGAGCAGAAGCCCGACGTGCGGGTCGTCGCCGTCGAGCCCGCCGACTCGCCGCTGCTCACGAAGGGCCAGGCTGGCCCGCACAAGATCCAGGGCCTCGGCGCCAACTTCGTGCCCGCGATCCTCGACACCGAGGTGTACGACGAGGTCGTCGACGTCGAGCTCGACGACGCGGTGCGCGTGGGGCGCGAGCTCGCCGCGACCGAGGGCATCTTCGCCGGCATCTCCTCGGGCGCGATCGTGCACGCCGCGCTCGAGATCGCGCGCCGCCCCGAGTCGGCGGGCAAGACGATCGTCGCCATCGTGTGCGACACGGGCGAGCGCTACCTCTCCATGCCGATCTACGCCGACCTGGGCTGA
- a CDS encoding F0F1 ATP synthase subunit B: MLTTALRMAEEGEQPNPLLPAFYDILWSSVIFVVLLLIFWKVVLPRVQALLDERAAAIEGGIKKAEEAQAEAAAALESYNTQLAEARAEAARIKEQARADASRIEADLKARATEDAERITAQAHQRIEQERQAAFSSLKSEVGTLALDLSEKVVGESMDDARSAAIVDRFLADLEREGANR; encoded by the coding sequence ATGCTGACAACTGCACTCAGGATGGCGGAGGAGGGGGAGCAGCCCAACCCGCTGCTGCCGGCCTTCTACGACATCCTCTGGTCGTCGGTCATCTTCGTCGTCCTCCTGCTGATCTTCTGGAAGGTCGTCCTTCCCCGCGTGCAGGCGCTGCTCGACGAGCGCGCCGCCGCGATCGAGGGCGGCATCAAGAAGGCCGAGGAGGCACAGGCGGAGGCCGCTGCCGCGCTCGAGTCGTACAACACCCAGCTCGCCGAGGCGCGTGCCGAGGCGGCTCGCATCAAGGAGCAGGCGCGCGCCGACGCATCCCGGATCGAGGCGGACCTCAAGGCCCGCGCGACCGAGGACGCCGAGCGCATCACCGCGCAGGCGCACCAGCGCATCGAGCAGGAGCGCCAGGCGGCGTTCTCGTCGCTCAAGTCCGAGGTCGGCACGCTCGCCCTCGACCTGAGCGAGAAGGTCGTGGGCGAGTCGATGGACGACGCCCGCTCGGCCGCGATCGTCGACCGCTTCCTCGCCGACCTCGAGCGCGAGGGGGCGAACCGCTAG
- a CDS encoding F0F1 ATP synthase subunit delta: MGSATSQARAGIDEALRAQPQAGLEDARELFQASRAIERSPQVLASLADAVSGPDARAALAQRVLGQLGAPAVSIVAHLARQRWSEPADLLAAIDAAGIRVAVQSAGETDVAGEIASFQRIVASDADLELALGGLRGSADDKARLVERLLAGKASPAAAVILDHLVRAPRGRRIGQLLRSAATEVAAAAGRSLAVVTTARAMPEAQLDRLRAGLERQYGRTLQLQQIVDPEVLGGLRVSIGDDIIDGTVRSKFTDLRLKLG; this comes from the coding sequence GTGGGCAGCGCGACCAGCCAGGCGCGAGCCGGCATCGACGAGGCGCTCCGCGCGCAGCCGCAGGCCGGCCTCGAGGACGCGAGGGAGCTCTTCCAGGCGTCCCGCGCGATCGAGCGCAGCCCGCAGGTGCTCGCGTCGCTCGCCGACGCGGTCTCGGGCCCCGACGCGCGCGCGGCGCTCGCCCAGCGCGTGCTCGGCCAGCTCGGTGCACCGGCGGTCTCGATCGTCGCGCACCTCGCGCGCCAGCGCTGGTCCGAGCCCGCCGACCTCCTCGCCGCCATCGACGCCGCGGGCATCCGCGTCGCCGTGCAGTCGGCGGGCGAGACGGACGTCGCGGGCGAGATCGCCTCGTTCCAGCGGATCGTCGCGTCCGACGCCGACCTCGAGCTGGCCCTCGGGGGCCTGCGCGGCTCGGCCGACGACAAGGCCCGCCTGGTCGAGCGCCTCCTCGCCGGCAAGGCCAGCCCGGCCGCCGCCGTCATCCTCGACCACCTCGTGCGCGCGCCGCGCGGCCGTCGCATCGGCCAGCTGCTGCGCAGCGCGGCTACCGAGGTCGCCGCGGCCGCAGGCCGCTCGCTCGCGGTCGTCACCACCGCCCGGGCGATGCCCGAGGCGCAGCTCGACCGGCTCCGCGCCGGCCTCGAGCGCCAGTACGGCCGCACGCTGCAGCTGCAGCAGATCGTCGACCCGGAGGTCCTCGGCGGCCTGCGGGTCTCGATCGGCGACGACATCATCGACGGCACCGTCCGTTCCAAGTTCACCGACCTGCGCCTGAAGCTCGGCTAG